In Nocardioides sp. JS614, the sequence GGTCAGCGGGAGGCCGAGGTGGTGGCACAGCGCCTGGTGGCCCAGGCACACCGCGAGGAACGGCCGGCCGGCGGTCATCAGCTCGGCGACCGCGGCCCGCAGGCTCGCCATCTTCGGGTCGGCGCCGTCGCGCGGGTCGCCCGGGCCCGGGCCGACGATCACCAGGTCGTACCCGTCCAGGCAGCCCGGCGCGTAGTCGGCGTGGCGCACCACCTCGCTGGTCATCCCCAGCACGCCGAGCACGTGGCGCAGCATGTTCACGAAGTCGTCCTCGCCGTCGAGGATGACGACGCTCTTCCCGGCCAGCCGCGGGTCCGGCGGGGAGCCGCCCTGGTCGGTGAGCCAGAACCGGCTGAGCCGCCGGTTGCGCGCGTTCAGCGCCAGCAGCACGTCCTCGTCGCTGACCAGCTCGGCGAGGTTGACGTCGGGCCGCGGCGCGGGCGGGACCAGCCCGAAGGCGCTGAGGATGCCACCGGCCTTCGCGTGCGTCTCGGCGACCTCGTACGCCGGGTCCGAGTCGCGCACCAGGGTCGCCCCCGCGGTGACCGTGAGCCGGCCGTCCAGCCCGACGTCCGCCGTGCGGATCACGATCGGGCTGTCCACGACCGGTCCACCGACCTCGTCGCGGCCCAGGATCGCCAGCGCGGCGCCGTAGTAGCCGCGGCCCTCGGTCTCGTACCGCTTGATCAGCCGGCAGGCGTTCTCCACGGGCGAGCCGGTGACGGTCGCGGCGTACATGGTGTCGCGCAGCACCTCGCGCGGGTCACGGCTGGTGCGGCCGGCGAGGAGGTACTCGGTGTGCACGAGGTGGCTCATCGGCTTGAGGAAGGGGCCGAGCACCTGGCCCCCCTCGTTGCAGATGTCGCACATCATCTTCAGCTCCTCGTCGACGACCATGAAGAGCTCGTAGATCTCCTTCTCGTCGCGCAGGAACTCCAGCAGCCTTCCCTGCACGGGGCCGTCGCCCTCCCGCGGGATCCGGAACGTGCCGCTGATCGGATTCATCCGCACGTCGGCCAACCCGAACGGTCCGCTCGGTCGCTCGCTCGTCCCCTGCTCGGCTCCGTCGCGGACCGGGTGGATGGAGACGTGCCGCTCGGGGCTGGCGCCGATCAGGTAGCGGTCACCGGTGAAGAAGACGTAGGTCCAGTAGGCGCCGCGCTCGCGCTCCAGCAGCCGCCGGAAGACGGTGAGCGCCGTGTCGGCGCCCCAGTCCGCGACGGTCGCGCGGTAGTGCCGGCCGACGACCAGGTTGGCGCCCTCGCCCTGCCCGATCTCGTCGTGGATGATCGCCGCGACCAGCTCGGCGTACTCCTCGTCGTCGGTCTCGAAGCCCCCGCGGTCGGCGAACTCCACGCCGGTGTCGTCGATGGCGTCGACGACCTCGGCGACCGAGAACTCCAGCTCGGTCTCGACCTCGACCACCACCAGCGGGGTTCCGTCGTCGTGCGCCTCGAAGCCGCGCTCGCGGACCTGGCGGAACGGCACCGCCAGCAGCCGGTCGGCGATGTGCCCCTCCTGCGGCACGCCCTCCTCGAGGGGTACGTCGAGGATCGACTCGACCACGCGGCGCCGGCCGCCGACCAGGCCCACGGTGTCGCGGTCGCCGGCCCGCGTCGAGCGCCGGATGATCGCCCACGCCTCGTGTCCCTGGAGGGCCGCGATGGCTTCCCGGACATCAGGCGCAGGCCGATCGGTCATGGCGCGACTCTAGTTCTCGCCGAGGCGGCGCCAGTTTCCCGTCTCACCGCGCTGCGCCAGCGGCCGCCTCGAGTCGTCGGCCCTCGAGGAGCCTGACCAGGCTGGTCTGCTGTAACGCCGTGTTACCCCCACTTCCGACCGTGCTGCAGCGGGGTCGGCAGGCGGGGTAAACGGGCGTTACAGCACCGGGCGGGGGCGATCTCAGTTGTCGGGGAGTCGCCCACTACCGGAGGCGCGTGGTGTACGCGAGCGCGTGAGCGGGGCAGTTCTCCGACTCCATGACCGTGGTCACCACGCCCTTCTCCCGGCCCCTGCTCAAGAACTTGCCGGTCACCGTCGCCCGGGCGATGACCGAGTCGTCGTCGGCCCGGTAGACGATGTGCGCGGTGAACTTCTCGTCCCGGATCGGCGCGGCCTTCGACGACTGGATCGGCGGGTCGCCACCGGAGCCGCACTCCGCCGACAGCGCCCAGGGCCCCACGCGCATGCCCGTGACCGACCTGCCGTGGCGCGTCACGGTGAACGACACCTTGTCCTGCCCCTCGGGCGCGTCGGCGATGCGGCCCTTGTAGACGCCGTCGGCGACCGGTGCGGCCGCGACCGCCGGGAGGAGCGGGATCATCACGGCTGCGGCGACCGCGGCCGTGGCACTGACGAGACGAGGACGTCGGATCATCTCTGGACCCCCTTCGCGACCGGGCGCTCGGGGCGCCACCGCGCTGATCAGACCGTCGGCCTCAGTCCACGCCGCGCCGTGCGAGTGGGCCAGAGGCGAAGGTCACGCGGCCGGCGGGAGATCAGGACAGCGTGGTCAGCAGCTGGGTGGCGCGGGTGAGGACGACGTACAGCGTGGCCCGGCCAGTGGCCGACTCGTCCTCGATCTCCTGCGGTCGTACGACGACGATGCCGTCGAACTCCAGGCCCTTGGTGTCCAGGCCGGTGAGCACGACGATCCGGTCGTCGCCGGACGGGGCGACCGAGGAGTCCACGGCCGCCCGGGAGCCGGGCGCGTCGTCGGCGACCTCGGGCCAGGACGCCAACCAGGCGTTGACCTCCGAGCGACGTGCCACCGGGACCACGATGCCCACGGTGCCCTCGACCGCGGCCGCCATCTGCACCACGGCCTCACGGGTCGCGGACTCCAGGTCGGCGATGCCGGCCAGGACGGTCGGCTCGACGCCGGTCGACCGCACCGCGGTCGGCAGGTCGGCGTCCAGGCCGACCCGCTCGGCGTACGCCGCCGCGTGGGCGTAGATCTCCGAGGAGTTGCGGTAGTTGGTCGAGAGGTGGAACTCGTGGACCTCCTTGCCCTCGAGCGCGCCCGCCCGCGCGGCGGCCGACTCGGCCGGCACCGGCCAGGAGGACTGGGCGGGGTCGCCGACGATCGTCCACGATGCCGCCCGGCCGCGCCGGCCGACCATCCGCCACTGCATGGGGGTGAGGTCCTGGGCCTCGTCGACCAGCACGTGCGCGAACGGGTCGTCGTCGATGCGGTGGGTGGGCGGGGCCCAGGCCCGGCCGGACGGGGCGTACTCGCGGTCGGCCGCGGTGAACAGCTCCTGCATGTCGACCCCGCCCTCGAGCAGCCCCGTGTCGTCGAGCTCGTGCTCGTCGTCGGTGCGGGCGGGGACATCGCCGAGGGCGTAGCGCAGCTCGTCGAGCAGCGGGACGTCCTCGACCGAGAGGCCGACCGCCTCGCCCCACGACTTGGCCAGCAGCCGCTGCTCCTCCGGGGTCACCACCCCGTCGCCGACGCGGGAGAGCAGCTCGGGGTCGCGCAGCCAACCGAACACCTCGAGGGCGTCGAGCGGCGGCCACCAGGCGGCGGCGAAGTCGACGAACGACTGGTTCGACAGCATCTCGTCGTCGAAGGACTCGCGGCCGCGGTCCCGCCCGCGCTCGCCGCGGACCTGGCGCCACATCGCGTCGAGCAGGGCGTGGGCCACGCGGGGCAGCTGTCGGTTGCGCCGGCCCTGGGACATCAGCTGGCGGCGCAGCCGGCCCAGCTCGCCGCGGTCGAGCACGATGGTGTCGTCGCGCCAGAAGATCCGGAACTCCCGGGGGCTGCCCGGCGCCTGCTGGCGCGCCGTACGACGCATCAGCTCGGCCATCCGCGCCGAGCCCTTGACGTCGGCGACCGTCGGCTCGTCGTGGCGGGTGGCGCGCACGCCGTCGACGACCTCGCCCAGCGAGCGCAGCGCCACCGCGGTCTCGCCGAGGCTCGGGAGCACCCGCTCGATGTAGCGCATGAAGACCCCGCTGGGGCCGACGATCAGGACGCCGCCGCCCTCGTAGCGCCGACGGTCGTTGTAGAGCAGGTACGCCGCCCGG encodes:
- a CDS encoding phenazine-specific anthranilate synthase component I translates to MTDRPAPDVREAIAALQGHEAWAIIRRSTRAGDRDTVGLVGGRRRVVESILDVPLEEGVPQEGHIADRLLAVPFRQVRERGFEAHDDGTPLVVVEVETELEFSVAEVVDAIDDTGVEFADRGGFETDDEEYAELVAAIIHDEIGQGEGANLVVGRHYRATVADWGADTALTVFRRLLERERGAYWTYVFFTGDRYLIGASPERHVSIHPVRDGAEQGTSERPSGPFGLADVRMNPISGTFRIPREGDGPVQGRLLEFLRDEKEIYELFMVVDEELKMMCDICNEGGQVLGPFLKPMSHLVHTEYLLAGRTSRDPREVLRDTMYAATVTGSPVENACRLIKRYETEGRGYYGAALAILGRDEVGGPVVDSPIVIRTADVGLDGRLTVTAGATLVRDSDPAYEVAETHAKAGGILSAFGLVPPAPRPDVNLAELVSDEDVLLALNARNRRLSRFWLTDQGGSPPDPRLAGKSVVILDGEDDFVNMLRHVLGVLGMTSEVVRHADYAPGCLDGYDLVIVGPGPGDPRDGADPKMASLRAAVAELMTAGRPFLAVCLGHQALCHHLGLPLTYKDIVFQGTQSPVPIRGRTERVGFYNTFVGRLDPGSGAPEGVEVEADVQTGDIHLLRGPHYRGIQFHAESILTEHGYDLLHEIVSELLLDVEASDPADE
- a CDS encoding HelD family protein, with the translated sequence MSEELVEREIAAEQAFVDRVYVQLAESARQAQALAKEGHSRGRLGHEGGLVERDAMVFQAARRIAQLDAAHEGLVFGRLDMTAEVDPEPRYVGRIGLRDANRDSLLIDWRAPAAAVFYQATAAEPHDVVRRRVLRCAGPQVVGVEDELLDAAAETSLPIVGEGALMAQLSRARDRSMHSIVATIQAEQDRAIRAPGKGVVSISGGPGTGKTVVALHRAAYLLYNDRRRYEGGGVLIVGPSGVFMRYIERVLPSLGETAVALRSLGEVVDGVRATRHDEPTVADVKGSARMAELMRRTARQQAPGSPREFRIFWRDDTIVLDRGELGRLRRQLMSQGRRNRQLPRVAHALLDAMWRQVRGERGRDRGRESFDDEMLSNQSFVDFAAAWWPPLDALEVFGWLRDPELLSRVGDGVVTPEEQRLLAKSWGEAVGLSVEDVPLLDELRYALGDVPARTDDEHELDDTGLLEGGVDMQELFTAADREYAPSGRAWAPPTHRIDDDPFAHVLVDEAQDLTPMQWRMVGRRGRAASWTIVGDPAQSSWPVPAESAAARAGALEGKEVHEFHLSTNYRNSSEIYAHAAAYAERVGLDADLPTAVRSTGVEPTVLAGIADLESATREAVVQMAAAVEGTVGIVVPVARRSEVNAWLASWPEVADDAPGSRAAVDSSVAPSGDDRIVVLTGLDTKGLEFDGIVVVRPQEIEDESATGRATLYVVLTRATQLLTTLS